One genomic window of Oncorhynchus tshawytscha isolate Ot180627B unplaced genomic scaffold, Otsh_v2.0 Un_contig_1368_pilon_pilon, whole genome shotgun sequence includes the following:
- the LOC112230073 gene encoding zinc finger protein 2 homolog: protein MVSVKLEDCSQPLELNVIVKEEWEERGIKEAIEVKEVDQRAVKEEVEERAVKEEVDMAVKEEHGERTVKEEEEENSEVSAPDRREEEENNEVSAPDLREEEENNEVSAPDRREEEENNEVSAPDRREEEENNEVSAPDLREEEENNEVSAPDRREEEENNEVSAPDRREEEENNEVSAPDLREEEENNEVSAPDLREEEENNEVSAPDRREEEAAVDSISDPGESYNPGSDSEPSSTASGNHKHRQRNSRQKHHHCMDCFTSFYDPEELRRHTCRPRPYTDCSGSFICPTHLLPHQQTLKIKKMYPCGQCGKRFQTPSSLKMHQLTHTGKKSYHCSQCSKRFCRVDALKYHQRIHTREKPFHCSQCGKTFGSSFNLKRHQKIHTWAKPFHCSHCGKSFGDEESLNKHQRIHTRDKTFHCSECGKSFSKGGNLKEHQKIHKGEKPYSCDQCGKSFSQTGVLKRHQLTHTGEKPFNCSQCGKDFSQSSLLKGHQLTHTGKKPHHCSDCGNSFKLEGSLQSHQRIHSGEKPHHCSQCGKSFSWVRDLKKHQRVHREEKPFHCSQCGKSFNEKGNLKQHQRRHSGEKPYSCDQCGNCFKWKQSLKEHQKAKHSAVPDHGLIIVLPSWASTYLINIDTNQISIEPF from the exons ATGGTCTCAGTGAAGCTGGAGGACTGCAGTCAACCACTGGAACTCAATGTGATTGtcaaagaggaatgggaggagagaggaatcaaGGAGGCGATAGAAGTAAAAGAGGTAGATCAGAGAGCAGtcaaagaggaggtggaggagagagcagtCAAAGAGGAAGTAGATATGGCAGTCAAAGAAGAGCATGGGGAGAGAACagtcaaagaagaagaagaggagaacagTGAAGTGTCTGCTCCAGAtcgaagggaagaggaggagaacaatGAAGTGTCTGCTCCAGATctaagggaagaggaggagaacaatGAAGTGTCTGCTCCAGAtcgaagggaagaggaggagaacaatGAAGTGTCTGCTCCAGAtcgaagggaagaggaggagaacaatGAAGTGTCTGCTCCAGATctaagggaagaggaggagaacaatGAAGTGTCTGCTCCAGAtcgaagggaagaggaggagaacaatGAAGTGTCTGCTCCAGAtcgaagggaagaggaggagaacaatGAAGTGTCTGCTCCAGATctaagggaagaggaggagaacaatGAAGTGTCTGCTCCAGATctaagggaagaggaggagaacaatGAAGTGTCTGCTCCAGATCGAAGGGAAGAGGAGGCAGCAGTAGATAGTATCAGTGACCCAG GAGAGAGCTACAACCCAGGTTCAGACAGTGAGCCCAGTTCCACAGCATCAGGAAACCataaacacagacagaggaactCAAGACAGAAACATCACCACTGCATGGACTGCTTCACTAGTTTCTATGATCCAGAGGAGTTGAGAAGGCACACTTGTAGGCCAAGACCCTACACAGATTGCAGTGGCAGCTTTATTTGTCCAACTCACCTCCTACCACACCAACAGACTCTCAAAATAAAGAAGATGTACCcgtgtggtcaatgtgggaagagatttcAGACACCAAGCAGCTTGAAGATGCACCAGCTTACTCACACAGGAAAGAAGTcgtaccactgctcccagtgtagTAAGAGGTTCTGTCGTGTAGACGCCTTAAAGTatcaccagagaatacacacaagggagaagcctttccactgctcccagtgtgggaaGACATTTGGTTCGTCATTCAATTTGAAGCGACACCAGAAAATACACACATGGGCGAAGCCTTTTCACTGCTCCCATTGTGGGAAGAGCTTCGGTGATGAAGAAAGTCTAAATAAACACCAAAGAATACACACAAGAGATAAGACTTTCCACTGCTCTGAGTGTGGAAAGAGCTTCAGCAAGGGAGGAAATCTAAAGGAACATCAGAAAATACACAAAGGGGAGAAGCCAtacagctgtgatcagtgtgggaagagtttcagtcAAACAGGAGTCCTAAAGAGACACCAGCTAactcacacaggagaaaagcctttcaactgctcccagtgtgggaaGGATTTCAGTCAGTCATCACTTCTGAAGGGGCACCAGCTAACGCACACAGGAAAGAAGCCTCaccactgctctgactgtggaaataGTTTTAAATTGGAAGGAAGCCTTCAGAGTCATCAGAGAATACACAGTGGAGAGAAGCCACACCACTGCTCCcaatgtgggaagagcttcagttGGGTAAGAGACCTAAAGAAACatcagagagtacacagagaggagaagcctttccactgctcccaatgtgggaagagcttcaatgAGAAAGGAAATCTAAAGCAACACCAGAGAAGACACTCAGGAGAGAAACCGtacagctgtgatcagtgtgggaattGTTTTAAATGGAAACAAAGCCTGAAGGAACATCAGAAGGCAAAGCACAGTGCAGTGCCAGACCATGGCCTTATAATTGTGTTGCCAAGCTGGGCATCTACATATCTAATTAATATTGACACTAACCAGATTTCCATCGAACCTTTTTAG
- the LOC112248066 gene encoding oocyte zinc finger protein XlCOF6-like yields the protein MSTESPGSGCGVPAQISSQQGPEMVSVKLEDCSQTLELNVIVKEEWEERGIEEEREVKEVDQRAVKEEVEREVKKEVEMAVKEEHERTVKEEEQGEQTVKEEEQGEQTVKEEEQGEQTVKEEEQGEQTVKEEEQGEQTVKEEEQGEQTVKEEQERAAKEEQGERAVKEEDENREVSAPDLEEEEEEEVHSIPDPGESSHPGSDSDPSTTASGNHKRRQRNSRQKHHNSMDCFTGFYEPEELKRHTCRPRPCSDCRGSFICPIHLKSHQQTLKIKKMYPCAHCEKSFQTPSSLKTHQLNHKGNKSYHCFQCGKRFCRVDTLKAHKRIHTGEKPFHCSQCGKSFSDIGNRNKHQRIHTGEKTYHCSECGKSFNQLSHLKPHQLTHTSEKPFHCSQCGKGFSLSSYLKKHQVMHTEEKPYSCDHCGKSFKLEGILKRHQRIHSGEKTYHCSECGKCFSVSSYLKRHQLTHTGLKSHHTGIKSQHCSHCGKSFSKKADLKKHQRTHTGEKPFHCSQCGKSFNEKGNLKQHQRKHSGEKPCHCSQCGKSFSWVIDLRNIRKYTKRRSLSTAPNVGRASMRKEI from the exons ATGTCCACAGAGTCCCCAGGTTCTGGCTGTGGTGTTCCAGCCCAGATAAGCTCACAGCAGGGTCCAGAGATGGTCTCAGTGAAGCTGGAggactgcagtcaaacactggaACTTAATGTGATTGtcaaagaggaatgggaggagagaggaatcgaggaggagagagaagtaaaAGAGGTTGATCAGAGAGCAGtcaaagaggaggtggagagagaagtcaAAAAGGAAGTAGAGATGGCAGTCAAAGAAGAGCATGAGAGAACAGTCAAAGAAGAAGAGCAGGGGGAGCAAACAGTCAAAGAAGAAGAGCAGG GGGAGCAAACAGTCAAAGAAGAAGAGCAGGGGGAGCAAACAGTCAAAGAAGAAGAGCAGGGGGAGCAAACAGTCAAAGAAGAAGAGCAGGGGGAGCAAACAGTCAAAGAAGAAGAGCAGGGGGAGCAAACAGTCAAagaagagcaggagagagcagccaaagaagagcagggggagagagcggTCAAAGAAGAAGATGAGAACAGGGAAGTGTCTGCTCCAgatctagaggaggaggaggaggaagaagtgcATAGTATCCCTGACCCAG GAGAGAGCTCCCATCCAGGCTCAGACAGCGATCCCAGTACCACAGCATCAGGAAACCATAAACGCAGGCAGAGGAACTCAAGACAGAAACATCACAACAGCATGGACTGCTTCACTGGTTTCTATGAACCAGAGGAGTTGAAAAGGCACACTTGTAGGCCAAGACCCTGTTCAGATTGCAGAGGCAGTTTTATCTGTCCAATTCACTTAAAATCACACCAACAAACtctcaaaataaagaaaatgtacccGTGCGCTCATTGTGAGAAGAGTTTTCAGACCCCAAGCAGCTTGAAGACTCACCAGCTTAATCACAAGGGAAATAAGTCGTACCACTGCTTTCAGTGTGGGAAGAGGTTCTGTCGTGTAGACACCTTAAAGGCTCacaagagaatacacacaggagagaagccttttcACTGttctcagtgtgggaagagcttcagtgATATAGGAAATCGAAATaaacaccagagaatacacacaggagagaagactTACCACTGCTCTGAGTGCGGGAAAAGTTTCAATCAGTTATCACATTTAAAACCACACCAGCTAACTCACACAAGTGAGAAGCCTTTtcactgctctcagtgtgggaAGGGTTTCAGTCTGTCATCATATCTGAAGAAGCACCAGGTAATGCACACAGAAGAGAAACCATACAGCTGTGATcattgtgggaagagttttaaaTTGGAAGGAATCCTTAAGCGTCATCAGAGAATACACAGTGGAGAGAAGACTTACCACTGCTCAGAGTGTGGGAAGTGTTTCAGTGTGTCATCATATCTGAAGAGACACCAGCTAACTCACACAGGATTAAAGTCACACCACACAGGAATAAAGTCACAACACTGTTCCcactgtgggaagagcttcagtaAGAAAGCTGACCTAAAGAaacatcagagaacacacacaggggagaagcctttccactgctccCAATGTGGGAAAAGCTTTAATGAGAAAGGAAATCTAAAGCAACACCAGAGAAAACACTCAGGAGAGAAGCCTTGCCACTGCTCCCAATGTGGAAAAAGCTTCAGTTGGGTAATAGACCTAAGAAACATCAGAAAGTACACAAAGAGGAgaagcctttccactgctcccaatgtgggaagagcttcaatgAGAAAGGAAATCTAA